In Pirellulales bacterium, the sequence GACCGATGCGCGCTTCGACGCCTGCGATCTGAATAATTCGCTCTGGCGCCGGGCACACCTGTCCGGCGCGGCTTTCCACGACTGCAAGCTGACCGGCATACTGATCCAGGAGGCGCGCACCCTCGGCCTGCGCTTTGCTCACTGCCTGCTGGTAAATGCCCGTTTGCCCGGCCTTTCTTTTCGCAAGGACCGGCTCGAGGGCCTCGACTTCCAAGGAGCAGATCTTGCAGCGGTGGATTTCCGCGACGCAGTCCTGATCAATTGCAATCTACGCGAAGCCAATGTGACGCAGGCCCGCTTCGAGGGCTCGGATCTCAGGGGTGCCCAGCTCGGCGCCTTGCGCCTAACCGATGCCTCGCGCTTCAAGGGCGCCATCATCTCAAAGCATCAGGCTGCGGATTTGCTGGCCGGGCTCGGACTAACCGTAGCCTGAGCGGCGAAGGAAGAACGGTTGGGCGCACTCAGTTCGGTCGCAAACCAGTAGGCCCGCATGTGGGCGATCATCAATCCGGCCCGCAAGCCGCCCATCACTCGGGTTGCCTCGCCCTTGTGTGCTTTCATTGATACCCTCCCCCGTCTGCGTCGGATCATGCAAAATCGACCGCATGAAAGCAATCGCAAGAGGGGGCGGTATGAAGCGAAGTGGAATCACGCTGGCCGTGGCGGCGGCGCTCGGAATGACCTTTACCATCATGATGGCCGGATGCGCGGGCCCGGACGACAAGGGCGTGGCTGCGCTTGCCGCGCGCGTGACGGCCCTGGAAGACCAACTCGCCATTCAGAAGGTGGTGATGGGGGAATATCCCCACGCGATGGATCAGCAGCGCATCAAGGATTACTCAGAACTGTGGGCGCCGGATGGCATCTTCGTCATTCCAAGTCTGGCCACGCTGCACGGACCGAAGGCGA encodes:
- a CDS encoding pentapeptide repeat-containing protein, with product MNMEMGIALAEPPAPEQVATGEQLQTVLLQYGRPLRFAGWNFAGAILKSMDLRECEFVRCRGGHTDFSSCDLTDARFDACDLNNSLWRRAHLSGAAFHDCKLTGILIQEARTLGLRFAHCLLVNARLPGLSFRKDRLEGLDFQGADLAAVDFRDAVLINCNLREANVTQARFEGSDLRGAQLGALRLTDASRFKGAIISKHQAADLLAGLGLTVA